In Methanosarcina barkeri MS, a single window of DNA contains:
- the hisI gene encoding phosphoribosyl-AMP cyclohydrolase, whose protein sequence is MIDFDALKSEKGLILAVVQDQLSREVLMCAYMNREALEKTVETGITHFWSRSRQQLWKKGETSGHIQKVKEIRVDCDMDSLLLLVEQVGGACHMGYRSCFYRNLEGEVVGEKVFEPDEVYKS, encoded by the coding sequence ATGATTGATTTTGATGCTTTGAAATCCGAAAAGGGTCTTATCCTTGCCGTAGTTCAGGACCAGCTTAGCAGGGAGGTGCTGATGTGCGCCTATATGAATCGGGAAGCCCTTGAGAAGACTGTAGAGACCGGAATTACACACTTCTGGAGTCGGAGCAGGCAGCAGTTATGGAAAAAAGGAGAGACTTCGGGGCATATACAGAAAGTGAAAGAAATAAGGGTCGACTGTGATATGGACTCTCTTCTCCTGCTCGTGGAACAGGTTGGTGGAGCCTGCCATATGGGATACAGATCCTGTTTTTATCGAAACCTTGAAGGAGAGGTTGTGGGAGAAAAGGTCTTTGAGCCTGATGAGGTATATAAATCGTGA
- a CDS encoding nascent polypeptide-associated complex protein, giving the protein MFPGMGGMGGRGMNPAKMKQMMKQMGIDVKELKDVQEVVIKTADSNIIIENANVTIMKVQGSETYQIVGDVKEVPKELEIPAEDIKLVMEQTGVSEDEARKALKDSNGDLAEAIVALSSA; this is encoded by the coding sequence ATGTTCCCAGGAATGGGAGGTATGGGAGGCCGGGGGATGAACCCGGCTAAAATGAAACAGATGATGAAACAGATGGGGATTGATGTTAAAGAGCTAAAGGATGTTCAGGAAGTAGTCATAAAGACTGCAGACTCTAATATCATTATAGAGAATGCAAATGTCACTATCATGAAAGTCCAGGGTTCGGAAACATACCAGATCGTAGGTGACGTAAAAGAAGTCCCGAAAGAACTGGAAATTCCCGCTGAAGACATAAAACTCGTAATGGAGCAGACTGGTGTTTCTGAAGATGAAGCCCGGAAAGCCCTGAAAGATTCAAACGGAGATCTGGCAGAAGCCATTGTGGCACTTTCTTCTGCCTGA
- a CDS encoding DUF460 domain-containing protein, with translation MQKRIIYGIDIARGSPRARELPRYALAILKDGEIFHQSMLRRQKIFNMIQREKPEIIAVDNIFELAADRRELLSFMEKLPEGVKLVQVTGGLHPEPLVRLARKHGFSFNPENPSDEAETCARLADMGVGHEVSLFEDITKIKVSRARSLGRGGWSQNRYRRKVHGAVLQRSREIESALKDLSQEKGIRFETVNVKGFGGYVRSEFTVYAKRGEIPIHPMASNDAQVSVRSVERDRIRYVPLKTKHQRRKFTIVGIDPGTTVGIAILSLDGELLYLKSSRGMAPDEVVKLIAEYGKPAVVASDVTPMPGSVEKIRRSFNAVPASPGIEVSAEEKIALGRTFGYSNDHERDALTAALLTYRSYKNIFSRIEKKAPQNADLELIKFYVIRGASIEAAIEKARASGEPEKPKPKEHAEKPEGRAVDESLLKMRETVQRQSEQIQNLQEYLEELKKELIAKDRKISKLESRLNSFKKEAYSEIRKSKEIKIRDETIANLKKEVSHKSKTVKELRRRSNKLRKIQKMEVRGEGTAVKVIAAFTKESISEAKEKYGLKIGDVVFLENPSGGGTATAQILVEAGIRAVIIPEDISHAAEETFFKGDVPVLKNIPLERAEDFAMAEPETLKAAIADWETEADARRHKAKQDELQSLFEEYRSERRRGLV, from the coding sequence ATGCAAAAAAGGATTATATATGGAATTGATATTGCCCGGGGCTCTCCAAGGGCAAGAGAACTTCCCAGGTATGCACTTGCTATCCTTAAGGATGGGGAAATTTTCCATCAAAGTATGCTCCGTCGCCAGAAAATTTTTAATATGATTCAGAGGGAAAAGCCGGAGATAATAGCTGTTGACAATATTTTTGAGCTTGCAGCCGACAGACGCGAGCTCCTTTCTTTTATGGAAAAGCTGCCTGAGGGCGTTAAACTTGTTCAGGTTACAGGTGGGCTGCATCCTGAACCACTTGTAAGGCTTGCACGGAAACACGGTTTCTCTTTTAATCCCGAAAACCCGAGTGATGAAGCCGAAACATGTGCTCGTCTTGCAGATATGGGAGTTGGGCACGAGGTTTCCCTTTTTGAAGATATTACGAAAATTAAAGTTAGTAGAGCCCGTTCCCTGGGAAGGGGAGGCTGGAGCCAGAACCGATACCGTAGGAAGGTACATGGAGCTGTGCTGCAAAGGAGCAGGGAGATTGAGAGTGCCCTGAAAGACCTTTCTCAAGAAAAAGGCATTAGGTTCGAAACCGTAAACGTAAAAGGTTTCGGAGGCTATGTCAGATCTGAATTCACTGTCTATGCAAAACGTGGAGAGATACCGATACATCCAATGGCAAGTAACGATGCTCAGGTAAGCGTAAGAAGTGTTGAACGCGATAGAATCCGATACGTCCCCCTCAAAACGAAGCACCAGAGACGTAAGTTTACAATCGTGGGAATCGATCCAGGAACAACCGTTGGAATAGCGATTCTCTCTCTTGACGGAGAGCTTCTTTACTTGAAAAGTTCCAGGGGAATGGCTCCTGATGAAGTTGTTAAACTCATTGCCGAATACGGAAAACCTGCGGTTGTTGCCAGTGATGTAACTCCAATGCCGGGTTCAGTTGAGAAAATCCGAAGAAGTTTCAATGCCGTACCTGCAAGTCCTGGTATTGAGGTTTCTGCTGAGGAAAAAATAGCGCTTGGAAGGACTTTTGGTTACTCTAATGACCACGAAAGGGATGCACTGACTGCTGCCCTTCTCACCTACAGGAGTTATAAAAACATATTTTCCAGGATTGAAAAGAAAGCTCCTCAAAATGCAGATCTTGAGCTGATAAAGTTCTATGTTATCCGTGGAGCTTCGATAGAAGCAGCAATTGAAAAAGCCCGAGCATCAGGTGAGCCTGAAAAACCAAAGCCAAAAGAACATGCCGAAAAGCCGGAGGGCAGGGCAGTTGATGAATCTCTCCTGAAAATGAGGGAAACTGTCCAGCGGCAGAGCGAGCAGATTCAGAACCTTCAGGAATATCTTGAGGAATTAAAAAAAGAACTGATTGCAAAAGATCGGAAAATCTCAAAGCTTGAATCAAGGTTAAACAGCTTCAAAAAGGAAGCTTACAGCGAAATTCGGAAATCAAAAGAAATCAAGATCAGGGACGAAACCATTGCAAACCTGAAGAAAGAGGTCAGTCATAAAAGCAAAACCGTAAAGGAACTGCGGCGTAGAAGCAACAAGCTGCGTAAAATCCAGAAGATGGAGGTCCGCGGCGAAGGTACAGCTGTCAAAGTTATTGCTGCGTTTACGAAGGAATCCATTTCCGAAGCAAAGGAAAAATACGGGCTTAAGATAGGTGATGTAGTTTTCCTTGAAAACCCAAGCGGAGGCGGAACTGCAACCGCTCAGATCCTTGTAGAAGCCGGAATTCGTGCCGTAATCATCCCTGAGGATATTTCGCACGCAGCCGAGGAAACCTTCTTTAAGGGCGATGTGCCGGTCTTAAAGAATATTCCGCTTGAGAGGGCTGAAGACTTTGCAATGGCCGAACCAGAAACCCTTAAAGCCGCAATCGCAGACTGGGAAACAGAAGCCGATGCAAGACGCCACAAAGCCAAACAGGACGAATTGCAGAGCCTCTTTGAAGAATATAGGAGTGAAAGGCGCAGAGGTCTGGTTTAA
- a CDS encoding cation diffusion facilitator family transporter yields the protein MSERNSNSCPLEKEGGSEQPHENTQKNGLFNFLRRLHAHYHGHSCTHSQAHSHEHPHGHSHTHGTVDPSILATNKGLWAVKWSFIGLMITAVLQIFIVFISGSVSLLADTIHNFGDASTAIPLAIAFSLARRKPSKRFSYGYGRVEDLAGIIVVLLIFFSAAVAGYESVNRFLNPQPVEHLQAVVIAAIIGCIGNEIVAQFRMKVGKEIGSAALIADGYHARIDGITSLAVLIGAIGIWLGYPIIDPLIGMLITISILKIVLDSSKLVFTRLLDGVEPEIIDKVKNITESVDGVCEVTDLRVRWIGHRLHAEINASVSPSLSVGEGHEIANAIREKLLENFSYLSGTTIHVDPLTASGECCHYGSENPEILPGKQKQVLNTCSSEVL from the coding sequence ATGTCCGAAAGGAATTCCAATTCTTGTCCTCTAGAAAAGGAAGGCGGTTCTGAGCAGCCGCATGAGAATACTCAAAAAAATGGACTTTTCAATTTTCTCCGTCGTCTTCACGCTCATTATCATGGTCACTCCTGTACCCATTCACAGGCCCATTCTCATGAACACCCTCACGGGCACAGCCACACTCATGGGACTGTTGACCCTTCCATACTTGCTACTAACAAAGGGCTCTGGGCAGTAAAATGGTCATTTATCGGGTTGATGATCACAGCCGTTCTGCAGATTTTCATTGTTTTTATCTCGGGAAGTGTTTCCCTTCTTGCCGATACCATCCACAACTTCGGAGATGCTTCAACTGCAATTCCTCTTGCAATAGCTTTTTCCCTGGCCAGAAGAAAACCAAGCAAACGATTTTCCTACGGATATGGCAGGGTAGAGGACCTTGCAGGCATAATAGTTGTTCTCCTTATTTTTTTCAGTGCTGCTGTTGCGGGTTATGAGTCTGTGAACCGTTTTTTAAACCCTCAGCCAGTAGAACATTTGCAGGCTGTAGTTATTGCTGCAATTATAGGCTGTATCGGAAATGAGATTGTAGCCCAGTTCAGGATGAAAGTTGGAAAGGAAATAGGGAGTGCAGCCCTTATTGCAGATGGATACCATGCCCGAATAGATGGTATTACCAGCCTTGCAGTCCTTATCGGAGCCATCGGCATCTGGCTTGGATATCCTATCATTGACCCTCTCATTGGAATGTTAATCACAATCAGTATCCTCAAAATAGTCCTTGATTCGAGCAAGCTTGTGTTTACCCGCCTTCTTGACGGCGTTGAGCCTGAAATCATAGATAAAGTAAAAAACATTACTGAAAGTGTAGATGGGGTCTGTGAAGTCACGGACCTTAGAGTCCGCTGGATAGGACACCGGCTCCATGCAGAAATCAATGCTTCAGTTTCTCCTTCTCTTTCGGTTGGAGAAGGACATGAAATCGCCAACGCCATAAGAGAGAAACTTCTTGAAAACTTCTCTTATCTTTCCGGCACCACTATCCATGTGGACCCTCTCACAGCCTCAGGGGAGTGCTGCCACTACGGATCTGAGAATCCGGAAATACTGCCTGGTAAACAAAAGCAGGTTTTGAATACCTGTTCCAGTGAGGTCCTATGA
- a CDS encoding UPF0280 family protein: MSDPVTEPIKEPASTPIKEHFQLKETIVTIAADNQAHIEVAKEAIRIHRAALETYILSDPYFQLTLEPYECPENAPEVVRRMVKAGNTMGIGPMSAVAGTISALAVEAMVKAGAKYAIVDNGGDIALINDRPVVVGIYAGQSPIKNLGLVFEPRDSITGICTSAGTVGPSISFGMADAAVVFSDDVSLADAAATALGNEVDIGKESVEASFKTVKEIPKIKGALVIQGVYIGMWGQVPRITRADVRYEYITKA; encoded by the coding sequence ATGTCAGATCCTGTAACAGAACCTATTAAAGAACCTGCGAGTACTCCAATTAAAGAGCATTTCCAGCTCAAGGAAACCATAGTTACTATTGCAGCCGATAACCAGGCTCATATCGAAGTTGCAAAAGAAGCAATTCGCATCCACAGGGCAGCCCTTGAGACTTATATTCTTTCCGATCCTTATTTTCAGCTTACTCTCGAACCCTACGAATGCCCTGAAAATGCCCCTGAGGTTGTAAGAAGGATGGTAAAAGCAGGAAATACTATGGGTATAGGGCCAATGAGTGCGGTTGCAGGCACAATTTCGGCTCTTGCGGTGGAAGCAATGGTTAAAGCAGGAGCAAAATATGCTATTGTCGACAACGGCGGAGATATTGCACTCATCAATGACAGGCCTGTTGTGGTTGGAATCTATGCAGGACAGTCTCCTATCAAAAACCTGGGGCTGGTGTTCGAACCTAGAGACTCGATTACAGGCATATGTACTTCAGCAGGGACAGTTGGCCCTTCAATCAGTTTTGGGATGGCGGATGCAGCAGTAGTATTCTCGGACGACGTTTCCCTGGCAGATGCAGCTGCAACGGCTCTTGGAAATGAGGTAGACATAGGAAAGGAATCTGTGGAAGCTTCTTTCAAAACCGTAAAGGAAATTCCAAAAATAAAAGGGGCACTTGTAATCCAGGGAGTATATATTGGTATGTGGGGACAGGTGCCAAGGATTACGAGGGCAGATGTCAGGTATGAGTATATAACTAAAGCATGA
- a CDS encoding HesB/IscA family protein: protein MIEVTDRAAAELKTLIEQEEKPELALRIFVAGVACSGIQYGLAFDDETKEDDVTMESNGIKLVMAKDIERNFSEGSIDFIEDENGKGFLIRNPNAGGGCGTCGGCH, encoded by the coding sequence ATGATAGAAGTAACAGATAGAGCTGCTGCAGAATTGAAGACACTGATTGAACAGGAAGAGAAACCTGAGCTTGCTCTCAGAATTTTTGTTGCCGGGGTTGCCTGCAGTGGAATTCAGTATGGCTTAGCCTTTGATGATGAAACAAAGGAAGATGATGTGACTATGGAAAGTAACGGGATTAAACTCGTTATGGCAAAAGATATCGAGAGGAACTTCTCCGAGGGCAGTATTGACTTTATTGAGGACGAAAACGGGAAGGGATTCCTCATCCGCAATCCAAATGCCGGCGGTGGATGCGGCACCTGCGGCGGATGCCATTAA
- a CDS encoding DJ-1/PfpI family protein — MLQLVVHDFTTLNTYIELPGHRIPVDVSMSDVKAKDYAGLVVPGGRAPEYIRLYDETIKLVQDFFAAGKPVAVICHGLQLLAAAKVLEGYKVTSYPACAPECRLAGADWQSESVIIDKNLVTAQAWPNYPAWLRAFVELLGASISI, encoded by the coding sequence ATGCTGCAACTGGTCGTACACGACTTCACCACGCTCAATACCTATATTGAGCTTCCAGGGCATCGCATTCCGGTAGATGTTTCCATGTCTGATGTAAAAGCGAAGGATTATGCAGGTCTGGTAGTTCCGGGTGGTAGAGCCCCTGAATATATCCGTCTGTATGATGAAACTATTAAACTCGTACAGGATTTCTTTGCGGCTGGCAAGCCTGTAGCAGTTATCTGCCATGGACTGCAGCTTTTGGCAGCGGCTAAAGTCCTGGAAGGCTATAAGGTAACATCATACCCGGCATGTGCTCCAGAATGCCGATTGGCTGGCGCTGATTGGCAGTCCGAATCGGTAATTATAGACAAAAATCTGGTAACAGCTCAAGCCTGGCCCAATTACCCAGCTTGGTTAAGAGCTTTTGTAGAACTGCTCGGTGCAAGTATAAGCATCTAA
- a CDS encoding PINc/VapC family ATPase translates to MADEKRIWRIVPDTSVIIDGRLSSRIRSGDFRGAEVIIPEAVVSELEAQANKGREIGFKGLEELLELRKLAEKNEILLQFSGVQPTLEEIKLSKEGRIDALIRSTAIEVGGLFLSEDRVQSLIAKAKGLDIEYMHPKVLEPSELSPLKVEHFFTDDTMSVHLKNEVSPMAKKGPVGDIHYVKIRDEPVTSAELSSISRELIERARLDPESFIEMSSSGATVLQIRNMRIAIAHPPFSDDMEITVVRPTVVVDLEHYRLSDKLKERIVSQRGILIAGPPGAGKSTFAAGVARYLNDRGQVVKTMESPRDLQVPPEITQYSPLNGRMENTADLLLLVRPDYTIYDEVRKTSDFLIFADMRLAGVGMIGVVHATRAVDAIQRLIGRVELGVIPQVVDTVIFIDKGEVAKVLVLEFTVKVPHGMTEQDLARPVIVIADFETRKIEYEIYTYGEQVVVMPVGLPTELRKPAWKLAEEEIRNVIGRYASGPVEVEVTSDDSAIVKVREDEVRKVIGKGGNVIDRIENVLGLHIDVRELEIGAPGATKGRKYGAESRAPRGKRRKNSFEEEPSVSSVHPFIERDKKHLILGAPELAGKDVEIYLEDQYLFSATVSRHGDVKLRANSDLASEILEAQDKGETIEIRMI, encoded by the coding sequence ATGGCTGATGAGAAGCGGATATGGAGAATCGTTCCGGACACAAGCGTAATTATTGACGGGAGGCTTTCATCCCGCATTAGAAGCGGGGATTTCAGGGGTGCTGAAGTTATTATCCCCGAAGCTGTGGTCTCGGAACTTGAAGCCCAGGCAAATAAAGGCAGAGAAATAGGATTTAAAGGGCTTGAAGAACTTCTGGAACTCCGCAAGCTGGCAGAGAAGAATGAAATTCTCCTTCAGTTCAGCGGGGTTCAGCCCACTCTTGAGGAGATTAAGCTCTCTAAAGAAGGCAGGATAGATGCCCTTATCCGAAGTACGGCTATTGAAGTAGGAGGGCTGTTTTTAAGCGAAGACAGGGTACAGTCTCTTATAGCTAAAGCAAAAGGGCTTGATATCGAGTACATGCATCCTAAAGTCCTGGAACCATCCGAACTTTCGCCTCTTAAAGTAGAACATTTTTTTACTGACGATACGATGTCCGTTCATCTTAAAAATGAAGTATCTCCTATGGCCAAAAAGGGGCCTGTAGGGGATATACATTACGTAAAGATTCGAGATGAACCTGTTACTTCTGCGGAACTTTCCAGTATCTCGAGAGAACTTATTGAAAGGGCCAGGCTGGACCCCGAATCCTTTATCGAGATGTCTTCAAGTGGAGCTACGGTTCTGCAAATCCGGAATATGCGAATTGCAATTGCTCACCCACCTTTTTCCGATGATATGGAAATTACGGTTGTAAGGCCAACTGTGGTTGTGGATCTTGAACACTACAGGCTGAGCGATAAACTCAAAGAGCGGATTGTAAGTCAGCGTGGTATTCTTATTGCCGGCCCGCCCGGAGCCGGAAAGTCTACTTTTGCCGCTGGGGTTGCCCGATACCTTAATGACCGCGGGCAGGTAGTTAAAACTATGGAGTCACCAAGAGACCTCCAGGTGCCTCCTGAAATCACCCAGTACTCACCTTTGAACGGCAGGATGGAAAATACTGCAGACCTTTTGCTTCTGGTCAGGCCGGATTATACAATCTATGATGAGGTACGGAAAACCAGCGATTTCCTGATTTTTGCGGATATGCGGCTTGCGGGCGTGGGAATGATCGGGGTAGTACATGCAACCAGGGCAGTGGACGCAATTCAACGCCTGATCGGAAGGGTTGAACTGGGAGTAATTCCCCAGGTAGTGGATACCGTTATTTTCATTGATAAAGGAGAAGTGGCAAAGGTTCTGGTGCTTGAGTTTACCGTCAAGGTTCCTCATGGGATGACCGAGCAGGATCTTGCAAGACCGGTAATCGTCATTGCCGATTTTGAGACCCGAAAAATCGAATATGAAATCTATACCTATGGAGAACAGGTTGTTGTTATGCCAGTAGGACTTCCTACCGAGCTAAGGAAACCTGCCTGGAAACTTGCGGAAGAGGAAATAAGAAATGTTATTGGCAGGTATGCCTCCGGCCCGGTTGAAGTTGAAGTGACTTCAGACGACAGCGCAATCGTAAAGGTCCGGGAAGATGAAGTACGAAAAGTTATTGGCAAAGGTGGAAATGTCATTGACCGAATCGAAAATGTTCTTGGCCTGCATATTGATGTAAGAGAACTGGAGATCGGAGCCCCAGGAGCTACAAAAGGCCGGAAGTATGGAGCTGAAAGCAGAGCTCCCCGAGGGAAACGAAGGAAAAACAGCTTTGAGGAAGAGCCCAGTGTTTCTTCTGTTCATCCTTTCATAGAAAGAGATAAAAAGCACCTTATTCTTGGAGCACCGGAGCTTGCAGGAAAGGATGTGGAAATTTATCTTGAAGACCAGTATCTTTTCAGTGCAACTGTAAGCCGGCATGGAGATGTGAAACTCAGGGCGAACTCGGATCTCGCATCTGAGATTCTGGAAGCTCAGGATAAAGGAGAAACAATTGAGATCAGAATGATCTAA
- a CDS encoding amylo-alpha-1,6-glucosidase, translating into MSGIRFGVDSFSTYEEGIKKEWIVGNGLGGYASSTVIGAGTRTYHGLLVAVPENSQGRFVLLSSLDEEISINKEVYRLSTHKYPDTVFPSGFSYLSKFILVPFPLWVYQPGDFTIKKKVFMIHNSNTTCILYDIRSRREGALLRISPLVNSRNFHHTVRSGELSFTQKANPSGVKLESSNGFTFLLSSNLQYHSDPKWYYNFEYDTEKQRGLNFQEDNFNPGYFESKLKLGTSHFFIAASTEDISSLTLEQVEEFYTRETYRQNLLAFNSRLTEPFALKLLRATDPFIVKNPSSGESTVIAGYHWFSDWGRDTMISMPGLLLIPRRFEEAKFILKNFSKNCNKGLIPNAFLALGGEPIYNTVDASLWFIHTVGRYFAYTKDFLFLSDVWDTVESIIENYRKGTDFGIGMDSDYLIRQGPQLTWMDAKIGEKAVTPRAGKACEINALWYNALKTASNLGTQLGKNISSYETLAAGVASNFESVFWNPETNCLFDLVSKDKAGNEVKDPAIRPNQIFAVALPYTSLSPKKEKAIVDRVEKDLLTPFGLRTLSSDHPVYKGRYQGDAAARDAAYHNGTVWPWLLGAYVKAYRKVHNYSKESLEDMRALLMGFDTHLETAGIGTISEVFDGDYPYTPGGCIAQAWSVAEILRAYVEDVLGIKP; encoded by the coding sequence ATGAGTGGAATCAGGTTTGGAGTAGATTCCTTTTCCACATACGAGGAAGGAATAAAGAAAGAGTGGATCGTAGGAAACGGACTTGGGGGATATGCCTCATCTACAGTAATAGGAGCAGGCACAAGGACTTATCATGGATTGCTTGTGGCAGTTCCAGAAAATTCTCAAGGAAGATTTGTATTGCTTTCTTCCCTTGATGAGGAAATTTCGATTAACAAGGAAGTTTATCGGCTTTCAACCCATAAGTACCCTGATACTGTTTTTCCTTCAGGCTTCAGTTACCTCTCCAAATTCATCCTTGTTCCTTTTCCTCTCTGGGTTTACCAGCCCGGTGATTTTACCATAAAGAAAAAGGTCTTCATGATTCACAACAGCAACACAACCTGCATTCTCTATGACATCAGATCTAGGAGAGAAGGAGCTCTGCTAAGAATCTCTCCGCTGGTAAATTCCAGAAATTTCCATCATACTGTTCGCTCAGGAGAACTTTCCTTTACTCAGAAAGCCAATCCTTCAGGAGTAAAATTAGAAAGCTCCAATGGTTTTACTTTCTTGCTTTCATCCAATCTTCAGTATCATTCCGATCCCAAATGGTACTATAATTTTGAGTATGATACTGAGAAGCAAAGGGGACTCAACTTCCAGGAAGATAATTTCAATCCGGGCTACTTTGAAAGCAAACTCAAACTGGGTACCTCCCATTTTTTCATTGCCGCTTCAACCGAAGATATTTCTTCTCTGACGCTCGAACAGGTCGAGGAATTCTATACAAGGGAAACCTACCGACAAAATCTTCTCGCCTTCAATTCAAGACTTACCGAACCCTTTGCTCTTAAGCTTCTCAGGGCAACGGATCCTTTTATAGTGAAGAATCCTTCTTCAGGTGAAAGTACAGTAATTGCAGGATATCACTGGTTTTCTGACTGGGGGCGGGACACTATGATCTCTATGCCTGGCCTGCTTTTAATTCCCCGTCGTTTTGAGGAAGCAAAATTCATTCTCAAAAACTTTTCTAAAAATTGTAATAAAGGCCTGATCCCGAACGCTTTCCTGGCACTTGGTGGAGAACCAATTTATAACACTGTGGACGCTTCTCTCTGGTTTATTCACACTGTGGGCCGATATTTCGCATATACGAAAGACTTTCTTTTCCTCTCGGATGTCTGGGACACAGTGGAGAGTATCATAGAGAATTACCGTAAAGGTACGGACTTTGGGATCGGCATGGACTCCGATTATCTTATCCGACAGGGTCCTCAGTTAACCTGGATGGACGCTAAAATCGGGGAAAAAGCAGTGACCCCAAGAGCAGGTAAAGCCTGTGAAATTAATGCTCTTTGGTATAATGCCCTTAAAACAGCCTCCAATCTGGGCACTCAGTTAGGAAAAAACATTTCTTCATATGAAACTCTTGCAGCTGGAGTGGCTTCAAATTTTGAGAGTGTTTTCTGGAATCCGGAGACAAATTGCCTATTTGACCTTGTGTCTAAGGACAAAGCAGGAAATGAGGTTAAAGACCCTGCAATCCGTCCCAATCAAATCTTCGCAGTAGCCCTGCCTTATACTAGTCTTTCACCAAAAAAAGAAAAAGCAATAGTTGACAGAGTTGAAAAAGATCTCCTGACCCCCTTTGGGCTTAGAACTCTTTCAAGTGACCATCCTGTTTATAAAGGACGATATCAAGGTGATGCGGCAGCCAGAGATGCCGCCTATCATAACGGGACAGTCTGGCCCTGGCTCCTTGGCGCGTATGTGAAAGCTTACCGGAAGGTTCACAACTATTCTAAAGAGAGTCTTGAGGATATGCGGGCTCTTCTGATGGGTTTTGATACGCACCTTGAAACTGCAGGCATAGGCACAATTTCCGAAGTATTTGATGGGGATTATCCTTACACTCCAGGAGGCTGCATTGCTCAGGCCTGGAGCGTTGCGGAAATTCTCAGAGCGTACGTTGAGGATGTACTCGGAATCAAACCCTGA
- a CDS encoding helix-turn-helix transcriptional regulator, which yields MENNLLNLIFLSEKRKNVLLLLLEGPKDIETIKKTLNASATAVQPQVKKLKEQHLVVQEKNFYKLSEIGRVVVEKMKPLVDTITVLEENANYWAEREVNEVPPFLLRRISELGHCAIIEPQIDYMFELIPEYVKNARMAKELKATISYFHPLFPSFFLEIAEKGIMISLVFPESVLKRWVEDYREQTEQYLKKENAKLFVCTDCEKIPAVVAADNFMAMALFPKSTVFDRKYVICFEPGALVWGKELYDYYEQRSKQIKNIDNYTYA from the coding sequence ATGGAAAACAATCTACTCAATCTGATATTTCTCTCTGAAAAAAGGAAGAATGTGCTGCTTCTTCTGCTTGAAGGGCCAAAGGATATTGAAACAATTAAAAAAACCCTTAATGCCAGTGCAACCGCAGTCCAGCCCCAGGTAAAAAAGCTCAAAGAGCAGCACCTGGTAGTCCAGGAAAAAAACTTCTATAAACTGAGCGAGATAGGCAGAGTTGTGGTTGAGAAAATGAAGCCTCTTGTGGACACAATTACCGTTCTCGAAGAAAATGCGAATTACTGGGCAGAAAGGGAAGTAAACGAGGTTCCACCTTTTCTCCTGCGAAGAATTAGTGAACTTGGGCACTGCGCTATAATTGAGCCTCAGATAGATTATATGTTTGAGCTAATTCCGGAGTACGTCAAAAACGCCCGGATGGCAAAAGAGCTGAAAGCTACGATTTCATATTTCCACCCTCTTTTCCCCTCATTTTTCCTAGAGATTGCCGAAAAAGGAATCATGATATCGCTTGTATTCCCCGAGTCCGTCCTGAAAAGATGGGTCGAAGATTACAGGGAACAGACCGAACAATACCTTAAAAAAGAAAATGCTAAGCTTTTTGTCTGTACGGACTGCGAAAAGATACCTGCTGTCGTAGCAGCGGATAATTTCATGGCAATGGCCCTTTTCCCGAAAAGCACGGTCTTTGACCGAAAATATGTGATCTGCTTTGAGCCAGGAGCTCTGGTCTGGGGAAAAGAACTCTATGATTATTATGAACAGCGCTCCAAACAGATTAAGAACATAGACAATTACACTTACGCATAA